The Sylvia atricapilla isolate bSylAtr1 chromosome 3, bSylAtr1.pri, whole genome shotgun sequence genome has a window encoding:
- the ADAM17 gene encoding disintegrin and metalloproteinase domain-containing protein 17 isoform X2, producing MLSDYDILSLSSIQQHSLKKRDLQPETHVERLLSFSALQRHFKLYLTATAEHFSEKFQALIVDGEGKEKEYHVQWQDFFTGHVVGEHNSKVVAHIGDEDFTVRINTDGEEYNIEPLWRFVDDVEDERLLVYKSEDIKDFSRLQSPKVCGYLKLSEDELLPKGLEDRQQNEESSHRKKRATQENSKNTCKMLVVADHRFFKYMGRGEESTTINYLIELIDRVDDIYRNTSWDDGTFNGYGIQIEQIIIHNEPNPVRPGEKHYNMARSYPDDKKDAWDVKMLLEQFSFDIAEKAAHVCLAHLFTYQDFDMGTLGLAYVGSPRPNSHGGICPKAYYSQIAKKDIYLNSGLTSTKNYGKTILTKEADLVTTHELGHNFGAEHDPDSLPECAPTEDQGGKYVMYPIAVSGDHENNKMFSSCSKKSIHRTIEIKAQECFKERNNKVCGNSRVDEGEECDPGLLYQLADPCCSADCKLKDGAKCSDRNSPCCKGCQFESAQKKCQEAINATCKGESFCTGNSSECPPPGNAPDDTVCVDMGKCKDGECVPFCEREKNLRSCACNETDNSCKVCCRDEQDRCTPYVDANDQFLFLRKGKPCTVGFCDTNGKCEKQVQDVIERFWDFIDQLSINTFGKFLADNIVGSVLVFSLLFWIPLSILVHCVDKKLDKQYEENTKSLFCPSNVEMLSSLDSASVRIIKPFPAAQAASRHQPLQPLAPAAPAPPKQDHQRMDTIQEDPSTDSHIDEDAFEKDPFPNSSSAAKSFEDLTDHPVIRSEKASSFKLQRQNRVDSKETEC from the exons ATGCTTTCAGACTACGACATCCTCTCTCTGTCTAGCATCCAGCAACACTCACTGAAGAAGAGGGACCTCCAGCCTGAGACACACGTAGAGAGGCTCTTAAGTTTTTCGGCCCTGCAAAG GCACTTTAAATTATACTTAACTGCAACTGCTGAacacttttcagaaaaatttcaagcattaattgtggatggtgaaggcAAGGAGAAGGAGTATCATGTTCAATGGCAGGACTTTTTCACCGGACATGTTGTTG GAGAGCATAATTCCAAGGTTGTGGCACATATTGGGGATGAAGATTTTACAGTGCGAATCAATACTGATGGAGAAGAATACAATATCGAG CCACTGTGGAGATTTGTAGATGATGTGGAAGATGAAAGACTGCTAGTCTACAAATCTGAAGATATAAAAGATTTCTCAAGGTTGCAGTCCCCCAAAGTATGTGGTTATTTAAAGCTGAGTGAAGATGAACTGTTGCCAAAAGGACTGGAAGACAGGCAACAAAATGAAG aaAGCAGCCATCGGAAGAAAAGAGCCACTCAAGAGAACTCCAAAAACACATGTAAGATGTTGGTGGTGGCAGATCATCGTTTCTTCAAGTACATGGGCCGTGGGGAAGAGAGCACCACTATAAATTACTTG ATTGAACTGATAGACAGAGTAGATGACATCTACCGAAACACTTCCTGGGACGATGGAACCTTCAATGGGTACGGCATACAGATAGAGCAG ATTATCATCCACAATGAGCCAAATCCTGTAAGACCTGGAGAAAAGCATTATAATATGGCAAGAAGTTACCCAGATGATAAGAAAGATGCCTGGGATGTGAAAATGCTGCTAGAG caaTTTAGCTTTGATATTGCAGAGAAAGCAGCTCACGTGTGCCTTGCTCATCTCTTCACCTATCAAGATTTTGACATGGGAACACTTGGATTGGCTTATGTTGGCTCTCCCAGACCTAACAGCCATGGTGGCATTTGTCCTAAAG CTTATTACAGTCAAATTGCAAAGAAGGATATCTATCTTAACAGTGGCTTGACCAGCACCAAGAACTATGGGAAGACCATCCTCACAAAG GAGGCTGACCTGGTTACAACACATGAACTTGGACATAACTTTGGAGCAGAGCATGATCCTGACAGTCTGCCAGAGTGTGCCCCCACTGAAGACCAGGGTGGGAAATATGTCATGTATCCTATTGCTGTCAGTGGGGATCATGAAAACAACAAG ATGTTCTCAAGCTGCAGCAAAAAATCCATCCATAGGACCATAGAGATCAAGGCCCAGGAGTGCTTCAAAGAGCGCAACAACAAAGTGTGTGGGAACTCCAGAGTGGATGAAGGGGAGGAATGTGATCCTGGCCTCTTATACCAACTGGCtgatccctgctgctctgcagactgTAAACTGAAAGATGGTGCCAAGTGCAG TGACCGGAACAGTCCTTGCTGTAAAGGCTGCCAGTTTGAAAGTGCACAAAAGAAATGTCAGGAAGCCATAAATGCCACTTGTAAAGGAGAGTCTTTTTGCACTG ggaacagcagtgAGTGTCCCCCTCCAGGGAACGCTCCAGATGACACCGTGTGCGTGGACATGGGCAAGTGCAAGGACGGGGAGTGCGTCCCTTTCTGCGAGAGGGAGAAGAACCTGCGGTCGTGTGCATGCAATG aaacagatAATTCCTGCAAGGTATGCTGCCGGGACGAGCAGGACAGGTGCACGCCGTACGTGGATGCCAACGACCAGTTCCTGTTCCTGCGCAAGGGGAAGCCTTGCACTGTGGGGTTCTGTGACACAAAT GGCAAATGTGAGAAGCAAGTACAGGATGTGATTGAACGATTTTGGGATTTCATAGACCAACTCAGCATCAATACTTTTG GGAAGTTCCTAGCAGATAATATTGTGGGCTCTGTGCTTGTCTTCTCGTTACTGTTTTGGATTCCTCTCAGCATCCTTGTGCACTGTGTG GACAAGAAATTGGACAAACAGTACGAGGAGAACACAAAGTCCCTGTTTTGCCCCAGT AACGTGGAGATGCTCAGCAGCCTGGACTCGGCCTCTGTCCGCATCATCAAGCCGTTCCCCGCGGCTCAGGCCGCCAGCCGGCACCAGCCGCTGCAGCCCCTggcgcccgccgcgcccgcgcCGCCCAAGCAGGACCACCAGAGGATGGACACCATCCAGGAGGACCCCAGCACCGACTCCCACATCGACGAGGACGCCTTTGAGAAGGACCCTTTCCCAAACAGCAGCTCGGCCGCCAAATCGTTCGAGGACTTGACGGACCACCCTGTCATTAGGAGTGAGAAAGCTTCGTCCTTCAAACTGCAGCGCCAGAACCGGGTGGACAGCAAAGAAACAGAGTGTTAG
- the ADAM17 gene encoding disintegrin and metalloproteinase domain-containing protein 17 isoform X1 — MRLRLWLVPALVLFWGPGGLEALGRPQRPQRYDTVESMLSDYDILSLSSIQQHSLKKRDLQPETHVERLLSFSALQRHFKLYLTATAEHFSEKFQALIVDGEGKEKEYHVQWQDFFTGHVVGEHNSKVVAHIGDEDFTVRINTDGEEYNIEPLWRFVDDVEDERLLVYKSEDIKDFSRLQSPKVCGYLKLSEDELLPKGLEDRQQNEESSHRKKRATQENSKNTCKMLVVADHRFFKYMGRGEESTTINYLIELIDRVDDIYRNTSWDDGTFNGYGIQIEQIIIHNEPNPVRPGEKHYNMARSYPDDKKDAWDVKMLLEQFSFDIAEKAAHVCLAHLFTYQDFDMGTLGLAYVGSPRPNSHGGICPKAYYSQIAKKDIYLNSGLTSTKNYGKTILTKEADLVTTHELGHNFGAEHDPDSLPECAPTEDQGGKYVMYPIAVSGDHENNKMFSSCSKKSIHRTIEIKAQECFKERNNKVCGNSRVDEGEECDPGLLYQLADPCCSADCKLKDGAKCSDRNSPCCKGCQFESAQKKCQEAINATCKGESFCTGNSSECPPPGNAPDDTVCVDMGKCKDGECVPFCEREKNLRSCACNETDNSCKVCCRDEQDRCTPYVDANDQFLFLRKGKPCTVGFCDTNGKCEKQVQDVIERFWDFIDQLSINTFGKFLADNIVGSVLVFSLLFWIPLSILVHCVDKKLDKQYEENTKSLFCPSNVEMLSSLDSASVRIIKPFPAAQAASRHQPLQPLAPAAPAPPKQDHQRMDTIQEDPSTDSHIDEDAFEKDPFPNSSSAAKSFEDLTDHPVIRSEKASSFKLQRQNRVDSKETEC; from the exons ACACAGTTGAGTCCATGCTTTCAGACTACGACATCCTCTCTCTGTCTAGCATCCAGCAACACTCACTGAAGAAGAGGGACCTCCAGCCTGAGACACACGTAGAGAGGCTCTTAAGTTTTTCGGCCCTGCAAAG GCACTTTAAATTATACTTAACTGCAACTGCTGAacacttttcagaaaaatttcaagcattaattgtggatggtgaaggcAAGGAGAAGGAGTATCATGTTCAATGGCAGGACTTTTTCACCGGACATGTTGTTG GAGAGCATAATTCCAAGGTTGTGGCACATATTGGGGATGAAGATTTTACAGTGCGAATCAATACTGATGGAGAAGAATACAATATCGAG CCACTGTGGAGATTTGTAGATGATGTGGAAGATGAAAGACTGCTAGTCTACAAATCTGAAGATATAAAAGATTTCTCAAGGTTGCAGTCCCCCAAAGTATGTGGTTATTTAAAGCTGAGTGAAGATGAACTGTTGCCAAAAGGACTGGAAGACAGGCAACAAAATGAAG aaAGCAGCCATCGGAAGAAAAGAGCCACTCAAGAGAACTCCAAAAACACATGTAAGATGTTGGTGGTGGCAGATCATCGTTTCTTCAAGTACATGGGCCGTGGGGAAGAGAGCACCACTATAAATTACTTG ATTGAACTGATAGACAGAGTAGATGACATCTACCGAAACACTTCCTGGGACGATGGAACCTTCAATGGGTACGGCATACAGATAGAGCAG ATTATCATCCACAATGAGCCAAATCCTGTAAGACCTGGAGAAAAGCATTATAATATGGCAAGAAGTTACCCAGATGATAAGAAAGATGCCTGGGATGTGAAAATGCTGCTAGAG caaTTTAGCTTTGATATTGCAGAGAAAGCAGCTCACGTGTGCCTTGCTCATCTCTTCACCTATCAAGATTTTGACATGGGAACACTTGGATTGGCTTATGTTGGCTCTCCCAGACCTAACAGCCATGGTGGCATTTGTCCTAAAG CTTATTACAGTCAAATTGCAAAGAAGGATATCTATCTTAACAGTGGCTTGACCAGCACCAAGAACTATGGGAAGACCATCCTCACAAAG GAGGCTGACCTGGTTACAACACATGAACTTGGACATAACTTTGGAGCAGAGCATGATCCTGACAGTCTGCCAGAGTGTGCCCCCACTGAAGACCAGGGTGGGAAATATGTCATGTATCCTATTGCTGTCAGTGGGGATCATGAAAACAACAAG ATGTTCTCAAGCTGCAGCAAAAAATCCATCCATAGGACCATAGAGATCAAGGCCCAGGAGTGCTTCAAAGAGCGCAACAACAAAGTGTGTGGGAACTCCAGAGTGGATGAAGGGGAGGAATGTGATCCTGGCCTCTTATACCAACTGGCtgatccctgctgctctgcagactgTAAACTGAAAGATGGTGCCAAGTGCAG TGACCGGAACAGTCCTTGCTGTAAAGGCTGCCAGTTTGAAAGTGCACAAAAGAAATGTCAGGAAGCCATAAATGCCACTTGTAAAGGAGAGTCTTTTTGCACTG ggaacagcagtgAGTGTCCCCCTCCAGGGAACGCTCCAGATGACACCGTGTGCGTGGACATGGGCAAGTGCAAGGACGGGGAGTGCGTCCCTTTCTGCGAGAGGGAGAAGAACCTGCGGTCGTGTGCATGCAATG aaacagatAATTCCTGCAAGGTATGCTGCCGGGACGAGCAGGACAGGTGCACGCCGTACGTGGATGCCAACGACCAGTTCCTGTTCCTGCGCAAGGGGAAGCCTTGCACTGTGGGGTTCTGTGACACAAAT GGCAAATGTGAGAAGCAAGTACAGGATGTGATTGAACGATTTTGGGATTTCATAGACCAACTCAGCATCAATACTTTTG GGAAGTTCCTAGCAGATAATATTGTGGGCTCTGTGCTTGTCTTCTCGTTACTGTTTTGGATTCCTCTCAGCATCCTTGTGCACTGTGTG GACAAGAAATTGGACAAACAGTACGAGGAGAACACAAAGTCCCTGTTTTGCCCCAGT AACGTGGAGATGCTCAGCAGCCTGGACTCGGCCTCTGTCCGCATCATCAAGCCGTTCCCCGCGGCTCAGGCCGCCAGCCGGCACCAGCCGCTGCAGCCCCTggcgcccgccgcgcccgcgcCGCCCAAGCAGGACCACCAGAGGATGGACACCATCCAGGAGGACCCCAGCACCGACTCCCACATCGACGAGGACGCCTTTGAGAAGGACCCTTTCCCAAACAGCAGCTCGGCCGCCAAATCGTTCGAGGACTTGACGGACCACCCTGTCATTAGGAGTGAGAAAGCTTCGTCCTTCAAACTGCAGCGCCAGAACCGGGTGGACAGCAAAGAAACAGAGTGTTAG
- the IAH1 gene encoding isoamyl acetate-hydrolyzing esterase 1 homolog — MALAEAGARGRLLRWPRVLLFGDSITEYSFQENGWGAYLAERLVRKCDVVNRGISGYNTRWAKLILPRLITENTGGDSIVAVTIFFGANDSALKELNPKQHVPLEEYAANLKGMVQYLKSVDITADRIILITPPPLQESAWEKECLAKGDKLNRSNATTGQYAQACVQVARECGTDVLDLWTLMQKNQDFSSYLSDGLHLSTKGNSFLAAQLWSRLENKLSALPSLLPYWRDVDHTNPEASLL; from the exons ATGGCGCTGGCGGAGGCGGGGGCCCGCGGGCGGCTCCTGCGCTGGCCTCGCGTCCTCCTCTTCGGAGACTCCATCACTGAG taCTCCTTCCAGGAGAACGGCTGGGGGGCATACCTTGCTGAGAGACTGGTCAG aaaatgtgATGTTGTGAACCGTGGAATCTCAGGGTACAACACCAGATGGGCTAAATTGATTCTTCCAAGACTGATCACTGAAAATACTGGTGGTGACAGTATTGTTGCAGTTACCATTTTCTTTGGAGCTAATGACAGTGCTTTGAAAG AGCTGAACCCAAAGCAGCACGTTCCTCTGGAGGAGTATGCCGCCAACCTGAAGGGCATGGTGCAGTACCTGAAGTCAGTGGACATTACTGCGGACAGGATTATTTTGATAACACCACCACCTCTTCAGGAATCAGCCTGGGAAAAGGAATGTCTTGCCAAAG GGGACAAACTGAACCGCAGCAACGCCACCACGGGGCAGTATGCCCAGGCCTGCGTGCAGGTGGCCAGGGAATGCGGCACCGATGTGCTCGACCTCTGGACCCTGATGCAGAAGAATCAG gatttttcttcctatttgtCAGATGGTCTTCATTTATCGACAAAAGGCAACAGCTTTCTAGCAGCTCAGCTTTGGTCACGCCTGGAAAACAAACTGTCTGCTCTTCCTTCACTGCTTCCTTACTGGCGTGACGTGGACCACACGAACCCTGAGGCCAGTCTGCTGtga